One genomic segment of Bradyrhizobium prioriisuperbiae includes these proteins:
- a CDS encoding response regulator — protein MSDPVNTVLVVDDEPKIRRFLRAGFELHGYCVIEAETGADGLKAAMFNAPDLIILDLGLPDMNGDDVLERLRGWSNTPVIMLSIESDEAEKVRLLKCGADDYVVKPFGIAELLARGEAALRRYFKTRTESPIVVAGPLTINLVSRSVTVSQSKVKLTRKEYRLLHILATHIGLVVTHDQLLKEIWSANQRDNIQYLRILVRKLRQKIEIDPNHPRLLVTESGVGYRLQTPSEDRHDDCRQPQNMDI, from the coding sequence ATGAGTGATCCCGTCAACACCGTCCTGGTTGTCGATGACGAACCGAAGATCCGGCGCTTCCTCCGGGCCGGCTTCGAGCTGCACGGCTATTGTGTGATCGAGGCCGAGACCGGCGCGGACGGCCTCAAGGCCGCGATGTTCAATGCCCCGGACCTGATCATCCTGGACCTCGGCCTGCCAGACATGAATGGCGACGACGTGCTGGAGCGGCTGCGCGGCTGGTCGAACACGCCGGTCATCATGCTGTCGATCGAATCGGACGAAGCGGAGAAGGTCCGGCTGCTCAAGTGCGGCGCGGACGACTATGTCGTCAAACCGTTCGGCATCGCCGAACTGCTCGCGCGCGGCGAAGCGGCGCTGCGCCGCTACTTCAAGACCCGTACGGAAAGCCCGATCGTCGTCGCTGGTCCACTGACCATCAATCTGGTCTCACGCAGCGTGACCGTCAGTCAGAGCAAGGTGAAGCTGACGCGAAAAGAATACCGCCTGCTGCACATCCTCGCGACCCATATCGGACTCGTGGTGACGCACGATCAACTTCTCAAGGAGATCTGGAGCGCCAATCAGCGAGACAACATCCAATATTTGCGTATTCTGGTCCGCAAATTGCGCCAAAAGATCGAGATCGATCCCAACCATCCCCGGCTGCTCGTCACTGAATCCGGCGTAGGCTATCGCCTGCAAACACCATCCGAGGATCGGCATGACGACTGCCGGCAGCCCCAGAACATGGATATCTGA
- a CDS encoding CusA/CzcA family heavy metal efflux RND transporter produces MDRLVAFAVNRRFLMLALFLGIVVGGLIAFAQLNIEAYPDPTPPMVDIVTQTSGLSAEEVERYITIPIETQVAGLKNLRVIRTISLYGLSDIKLQFSFDYTYDDAQQQVLNRLSQLPQLPNGAQPQISPLSPIGEIYRYRLVGPPNYSVLDLKTLQDWVLQRRFRSVPGVIDVTGWGGKSKTYDLQVDFGKLVANGLTLPQLLQTIGNSNVNVGGNTIDIGSQSAVVRGVGLIKSADDLANTMLAQNNGNPVLVKDVATVMVGEKPRLGIAGMDQDDDIVQGIVLMRRGEQSAPTIARVEQLVRSINGSTILPPGVHIERIYDRKDLLDTTTHTVLHNMVLGIVLIVVLQWLFLGNLRSAIIVGATIPFALFFAVIILVLRGESANLLSVGAIDFGLIVDATVIMVEAIFRRLSHTVELSEQEQRTISAKTVLDMKSHAILSASTDVARSIFFAAGIIIAAFLPLFTLSGVEGNIFGPMARTYAYALAGGLLATFTITPALSAIILPAHVRETETLVVGCLHRLYMPVLRRANDSCRTVMMAAAALVVLTVIAVRLLGLEFLPKLEEGNLWIRATLPSTISLQEGNSYVNHMRKLIRSFPEVESVVSQHGRPDDGTDAAGPFNAEFFAPLRPASEWPGSHDKDDLTARMLRQLQARFPGVEFNFSQYLQDNVAEAVSGVKGENSIKLYGNDLVALTETANKMKAVLATVPGVTDLSVFTSLGQPTLQIDIDRARAARYGLSPGDINSTIRVAIGGDSAGDLYEPGSDRHFPIMVRLAPEYCKSAEAIQNLRVGAQGPNGTTQIPLSEIADIRLVSGAAYIYREQQERYLPIKFSVRERDLGSTIKEAQEKIAQQVQLPPGSHVEWVGEFGNLQDAIRRLSVVVPISLALIALLLWFNFGSVVDVLLTMSVIPMAILGGVAGLLLTGIPFSVSAAIGFIALFGISVMDGIIILSQYNQLIDAGMDRKAAVLRTGELQLRPVIMTCVVAGIGLLPAALSSGIGSQVQKPLAVVVVAGMTLAPAIILVTLPVLISMFSRRRSGRSLPGAAALAPAE; encoded by the coding sequence ATGGATCGCCTCGTCGCCTTTGCCGTCAACCGCCGCTTCCTGATGCTGGCGTTGTTCCTCGGCATTGTGGTCGGCGGCCTGATCGCGTTCGCCCAGCTCAACATCGAAGCCTATCCCGATCCGACCCCGCCGATGGTCGATATCGTCACCCAGACTTCCGGCCTCTCGGCCGAAGAGGTTGAGCGCTATATCACCATCCCGATCGAAACCCAGGTTGCCGGCCTCAAGAACCTGCGCGTCATCCGCACGATTTCGTTGTATGGCCTGTCCGACATCAAACTGCAGTTTTCGTTCGACTACACCTATGACGACGCGCAGCAGCAGGTGCTCAATCGCCTGTCGCAGCTGCCGCAGCTTCCGAACGGCGCGCAGCCGCAGATTTCGCCGCTCAGCCCGATCGGGGAGATCTATCGCTACCGGCTGGTCGGGCCGCCGAACTACAGCGTGCTGGATCTCAAGACGCTGCAGGACTGGGTGCTGCAGCGTCGCTTCCGCTCCGTTCCCGGCGTGATCGACGTCACCGGCTGGGGCGGCAAGAGCAAGACCTACGACCTGCAGGTCGATTTCGGCAAACTGGTTGCCAATGGCCTGACGCTGCCGCAGCTGCTGCAGACCATCGGCAATTCCAACGTCAATGTCGGCGGCAACACCATCGATATCGGTTCGCAGTCCGCGGTGGTGCGCGGCGTCGGCCTGATCAAGTCCGCCGACGATCTCGCCAACACCATGCTGGCCCAGAACAACGGCAACCCGGTGCTGGTGAAGGACGTGGCGACGGTGATGGTGGGCGAGAAGCCGCGGCTGGGCATCGCCGGCATGGACCAGGACGACGACATCGTGCAGGGCATCGTGCTGATGCGCCGCGGCGAGCAGAGCGCGCCGACCATCGCCCGGGTCGAGCAACTGGTCAGGAGCATCAACGGCTCGACGATCTTGCCGCCCGGCGTGCACATCGAGCGGATCTACGATCGCAAGGATCTGCTCGACACCACGACCCACACCGTGCTGCACAACATGGTGCTCGGCATCGTCCTGATCGTGGTGCTGCAGTGGTTGTTCCTCGGCAACCTGCGCAGCGCGATCATTGTTGGCGCCACCATTCCGTTCGCGCTGTTCTTCGCCGTTATCATCCTGGTGCTGCGCGGCGAATCCGCCAATCTGCTGTCGGTCGGTGCCATCGATTTCGGCCTGATCGTCGATGCCACCGTGATCATGGTGGAGGCGATCTTCCGGCGGCTGTCGCACACGGTCGAGCTGTCGGAGCAGGAGCAGCGGACGATCTCGGCCAAGACCGTGCTGGACATGAAGAGCCATGCCATTCTCAGCGCCTCGACCGACGTCGCCCGCTCGATCTTTTTCGCCGCCGGCATCATCATCGCGGCGTTCCTGCCGCTGTTTACCCTCAGTGGTGTCGAGGGCAATATTTTCGGACCGATGGCGCGCACTTATGCCTATGCGCTCGCTGGAGGACTGCTCGCGACCTTCACCATCACCCCGGCGCTGAGCGCGATCATCCTGCCGGCGCATGTGCGGGAGACCGAAACGCTTGTCGTGGGTTGTCTGCATCGTCTTTATATGCCGGTGCTGCGGCGCGCCAACGACAGCTGCCGCACGGTGATGATGGCGGCGGCGGCCCTGGTGGTGCTCACCGTGATCGCTGTCCGCCTGCTGGGCCTCGAATTCCTGCCCAAGCTCGAGGAGGGCAATCTCTGGATTCGTGCGACGCTGCCGTCGACCATCTCGCTGCAGGAGGGCAACAGCTACGTCAATCACATGCGCAAGCTGATCCGCAGTTTCCCCGAGGTCGAGTCAGTGGTGTCGCAGCACGGCCGGCCCGACGACGGCACCGACGCCGCCGGCCCGTTCAACGCCGAGTTTTTCGCGCCGCTGCGCCCGGCGAGCGAGTGGCCGGGCTCCCATGACAAGGACGACCTGACGGCACGCATGCTGAGGCAACTGCAGGCGCGTTTTCCCGGCGTCGAATTCAATTTCTCGCAATACCTGCAGGACAATGTCGCTGAGGCTGTCTCCGGCGTGAAGGGCGAGAACTCGATCAAGCTCTATGGCAACGACCTGGTGGCGCTGACGGAGACCGCGAACAAGATGAAGGCGGTGCTTGCGACGGTGCCCGGTGTCACCGACCTGTCGGTGTTCACCTCGCTGGGACAACCGACGCTGCAGATCGATATCGACCGGGCGCGTGCGGCGCGTTACGGCCTCTCGCCGGGCGATATCAACTCGACCATCCGGGTCGCGATTGGTGGCGACAGCGCCGGCGACCTGTATGAACCCGGCAGCGACCGGCATTTCCCGATCATGGTGCGGCTCGCTCCCGAATACTGCAAGAGCGCGGAAGCGATCCAGAACCTGCGGGTCGGCGCGCAGGGGCCGAACGGCACCACGCAGATCCCCCTGAGCGAAATCGCCGACATCCGCCTGGTGTCCGGCGCGGCCTATATCTATCGCGAACAGCAGGAGCGCTATTTGCCGATCAAGTTCTCGGTGCGGGAGCGCGATCTCGGCAGCACCATCAAAGAGGCGCAGGAGAAGATCGCGCAGCAGGTGCAGCTGCCGCCGGGCTCGCATGTCGAATGGGTCGGCGAATTCGGCAACCTGCAGGATGCCATCCGCCGGCTGTCGGTGGTGGTGCCGATCAGTTTGGCGCTGATCGCGCTTCTGCTCTGGTTCAATTTCGGATCGGTGGTCGACGTGCTTCTGACCATGAGCGTGATTCCGATGGCCATCCTCGGCGGCGTCGCCGGGCTGCTGCTCACCGGAATTCCCTTCAGCGTGTCGGCGGCGATCGGGTTCATCGCCTTGTTCGGCATCTCGGTGATGGACGGCATCATTATTCTTTCGCAGTACAACCAGTTGATCGATGCGGGGATGGATCGCAAGGCGGCGGTGCTGCGCACGGGTGAGCTACAACTGCGGCCGGTGATCATGACCTGTGTGGTCGCGGGCATTGGACTGCTGCCCGCTGCGTTGTCTTCCGGGATCGGATCGCAGGTGCAGAAGCCGCTGGCCGTGGTTGTGGTGGCCGGGATGACGCTCGCGCCGGCCATCATCCTGGTGACGTTGCCGGTGCTGATCTCGATGTTCTCGCGGCGGAGGAGTGGGCGGAGCCTGCCCGGCGCCGCGGCGTTGGCGCCGGCGGAGTGA
- a CDS encoding DUF4118 domain-containing protein, giving the protein MTVDPTAHATSGATTGHPAGMRPARARRLWRRACSGTPDVLMAILFVAIATVGQLLLYTTLPLNLVPIVYLIPVVVAATRWGFWPATTAAIAGAAAADFFFFPPYYSFRIDDPQEVVDLLLFLFIAVVSSNLAARVRREADMLRRREQYIQSLYEFSRQLALCFTVKDLVIAIHNYVSNALGQRAAFVASDDDVVGSLDDRTLPTDIRREAIAMIASNDLQTRITFDGIAQTFWILKAVSSEAVNHGVIAVDIGDNTRATIDEDTRRVETVIEEAALTLSRIDIGRAMDEARLRLQGELLKDALHGIVSHELRTPLASILGAASVLNATPAIQSNPTIHSLVDGIHDEANQLDGFLRNLIDASRVTTHGVRPRIEWVDPADIVNAAIKRKARPLCQHQVRAQFGDELPLIKVDCVLVEEACGQLLDNAAKYSPAGSTISVVVRAEAGRVVFSVLDEGAGLTPEEKRQLGRRSFRGQRHLNSVPGFGLGLWIASAFVKANGGSLDIASRSQTHGTIASIQFPVDQEAASDLAMSAHE; this is encoded by the coding sequence TTGACCGTCGACCCCACCGCCCACGCAACCAGCGGCGCGACAACGGGCCATCCGGCCGGCATGCGGCCGGCGCGCGCGCGCCGCTTGTGGCGCCGCGCCTGCAGCGGCACGCCTGACGTTCTGATGGCCATCCTGTTCGTGGCCATCGCGACGGTCGGGCAGTTGCTGCTGTACACAACGCTGCCGCTCAATCTGGTTCCGATCGTCTACCTGATCCCGGTCGTCGTTGCCGCCACGCGCTGGGGCTTCTGGCCGGCGACAACTGCCGCGATCGCAGGAGCCGCCGCGGCCGATTTCTTTTTCTTTCCCCCTTACTACAGCTTCCGGATCGACGACCCACAGGAGGTGGTCGACTTGCTGCTGTTTCTGTTCATCGCCGTGGTCAGCAGCAACCTTGCCGCGCGCGTCCGCCGCGAAGCCGATATGCTGCGCCGGCGCGAGCAGTACATCCAGAGCCTCTATGAATTTTCGCGGCAGCTGGCGCTATGTTTCACCGTCAAAGACCTGGTCATCGCGATCCATAATTATGTTTCGAACGCACTGGGCCAGCGCGCCGCGTTTGTCGCCTCCGACGACGACGTCGTCGGATCGCTCGACGACAGGACCCTGCCAACGGATATCCGGCGCGAGGCGATCGCCATGATCGCGAGCAACGATCTGCAGACTCGCATCACCTTCGATGGCATCGCGCAGACGTTCTGGATTCTCAAGGCGGTGTCCTCGGAGGCGGTGAATCACGGCGTGATCGCGGTCGACATCGGCGACAACACGCGTGCGACCATCGACGAGGATACCAGGCGCGTCGAGACCGTGATCGAGGAAGCCGCGTTGACGCTGTCGCGCATCGATATCGGCAGGGCAATGGATGAAGCCCGCCTGCGGCTGCAGGGCGAACTGCTGAAGGACGCCCTGCACGGTATCGTTTCGCACGAACTGCGGACGCCGCTGGCGTCGATCCTGGGCGCCGCCAGCGTCCTGAACGCGACGCCAGCGATCCAAAGCAACCCAACGATCCATTCCCTGGTCGACGGCATCCACGACGAGGCCAACCAGCTCGACGGCTTTTTACGCAACCTGATCGACGCCTCGCGGGTGACGACGCACGGCGTGCGGCCGCGGATCGAATGGGTCGATCCCGCCGACATCGTCAATGCCGCGATCAAGCGCAAGGCACGGCCGCTATGCCAGCATCAGGTGCGCGCCCAGTTCGGCGACGAGTTGCCGCTGATCAAGGTGGATTGCGTGCTTGTCGAGGAAGCCTGCGGGCAGCTTCTCGACAATGCCGCGAAGTACTCGCCGGCCGGCTCCACCATCAGCGTTGTCGTCCGCGCGGAGGCTGGCCGCGTGGTGTTTTCGGTGCTCGACGAGGGCGCCGGGCTAACGCCGGAAGAAAAAAGGCAGCTCGGCCGCCGCTCGTTCCGGGGCCAGCGCCACCTCAATTCCGTCCCAGGCTTCGGCCTCGGCCTCTGGATCGCATCGGCGTTCGTCAAGGCCAACGGCGGCAGCCTCGACATCGCGAGCCGCAGCCAGACCCACGGCACCATCGCGTCAATTCAGTTCCCGGTGGACCAAGAGGCCGCATCCGACCTGGCGATGTCGGCGCATGAGTGA
- a CDS encoding efflux RND transporter periplasmic adaptor subunit, translating into MTALLRRRFLPAGLLLLVMAGLGVIGISKMSATHIEAPPHVRDQGRYKPTAAEWAGLSVEPVSERVFRTEHVTEGKIAVDEDRATPIFSPYSGRIVRLLARPGDGVTQGQPLVVIEATDNVQAQNDFITALTGLNKARAQLELARLQDRRAKDLFVGKAIPLKDVQQAQAGLVSAENDMQSSEVALEAVRNRLRILGLSDAAIATFQDKGRISADTVISAPIAGTVVQRKAGPGQYVSTGASDPVFMIGDLSTVWLTAFVRETEAADIGLGEDMVFSVLAFPNQVFRARIDYVAAAIDPATRRLMVRATVDNAKGILKPEMFASVTIYSGADRRAVAAPKSALIREGDKVRLWVTGADKSIELRQVATGLTNGDLVEIRDNLAPGETIVTRGSLFIDRAASGS; encoded by the coding sequence ATGACAGCGTTGTTGCGCAGGCGTTTCCTGCCTGCCGGACTGCTGCTTCTGGTCATGGCCGGCCTCGGCGTGATCGGTATCAGCAAGATGTCGGCCACGCACATCGAGGCGCCGCCGCACGTGCGCGATCAGGGTCGCTATAAGCCGACCGCCGCCGAATGGGCAGGCCTGTCCGTCGAGCCGGTGAGCGAGCGCGTATTCCGTACCGAGCATGTGACCGAAGGCAAGATCGCGGTCGACGAGGATCGCGCGACGCCGATCTTCTCGCCCTATAGCGGGCGCATCGTCAGGCTGTTGGCGCGGCCCGGCGACGGCGTGACGCAGGGGCAGCCGCTGGTCGTGATCGAGGCGACCGACAATGTCCAGGCGCAGAACGATTTCATCACCGCGCTGACCGGGCTGAACAAGGCACGGGCGCAGCTCGAGCTGGCGCGGCTTCAGGACAGGCGGGCGAAGGATCTGTTCGTCGGCAAGGCTATTCCGCTGAAAGACGTGCAGCAGGCGCAGGCCGGTCTGGTCTCGGCGGAGAACGACATGCAGTCCTCGGAGGTGGCGCTGGAAGCGGTCCGCAATCGTCTGCGCATCCTCGGACTGAGCGATGCCGCGATCGCCACTTTCCAGGACAAGGGGCGCATCAGCGCCGACACCGTGATCTCGGCGCCGATCGCCGGCACCGTGGTGCAACGCAAGGCGGGGCCCGGACAATATGTGAGCACGGGCGCCAGCGATCCCGTGTTCATGATCGGCGACCTGTCGACAGTCTGGCTGACCGCGTTCGTCCGGGAGACCGAAGCCGCCGATATCGGCCTTGGCGAGGACATGGTGTTCTCGGTGCTGGCGTTCCCGAACCAGGTATTCAGGGCGCGCATCGATTATGTGGCGGCGGCGATCGATCCGGCCACGCGCCGGCTGATGGTCCGCGCGACCGTCGATAATGCCAAGGGGATACTGAAGCCTGAGATGTTCGCGAGCGTTACGATCTATTCTGGCGCGGATCGCCGCGCGGTCGCAGCGCCGAAGTCCGCTTTGATCCGCGAGGGTGACAAGGTGCGCCTCTGGGTCACCGGCGCCGACAAGTCTATCGAGCTGCGCCAGGTCGCCACGGGCCTGACCAACGGCGACCTCGTCGAGATCCGCGACAACCTTGCGCCCGGCGAGACCATCGTCACCAGGGGCAGCCTGTTCATCGACCGGGCCGCGTCGGGCAGTTGA
- a CDS encoding tripartite tricarboxylate transporter substrate-binding protein, whose product MTGHVPRGWSRGQVPCVHNFAIDGAAGYRRIGLERPIAVTCKTRSPSLPDVPTPDESGLPGFEATSRFGVFAPAGTPPAIVKKLNEAVVKALADPQVSDKIRQIGGEPRPETPEQFAAFIKSEGAKWADVVKASGASLDWCPWALRFIICEPKLLVPLSVVPRLDLSDSATPSR is encoded by the coding sequence ATGACCGGACATGTCCCACGCGGATGGAGCAGGGGACAAGTGCCCTGCGTTCACAACTTCGCCATCGACGGCGCAGCGGGGTACCGCCGGATCGGTCTGGAGCGGCCGATCGCCGTGACCTGCAAGACCCGTTCGCCGTCTTTGCCCGACGTGCCGACGCCCGATGAATCAGGGCTTCCCGGATTTGAGGCGACATCCCGGTTCGGTGTGTTCGCGCCGGCCGGTACGCCGCCCGCCATCGTCAAGAAGCTGAACGAGGCCGTCGTCAAGGCCCTCGCGGATCCGCAGGTCAGCGACAAGATCCGGCAGATCGGCGGCGAGCCCCGCCCGGAGACGCCCGAACAGTTCGCCGCCTTCATCAAGTCCGAGGGCGCGAAGTGGGCCGACGTCGTGAAGGCCTCCGGGGCATCGCTGGACTGGTGCCCGTGGGCGCTAAGATTCATCATTTGTGAACCGAAGCTGCTCGTCCCTCTCAGTGTCGTCCCCCGGCTTGACCTCAGCGACTCGGCTACGCCGAGTCGCTGA
- a CDS encoding FixH family protein has translation MYSLKRGRTLQAALMTAVTLSSAVTAATTARAEIKNYEFQLVETVVQPGPDRIVSVKLIDKTTGKAVPDAVIFATRLDMAPDGMQEMATKVTPMPGAEPGTYKFKATFGMAGRWQLSLGAKVQGETGTVDTKLVITAQK, from the coding sequence ATGTATTCACTGAAACGCGGGCGCACGCTGCAGGCAGCGCTGATGACGGCCGTCACCCTGAGCTCCGCTGTCACTGCTGCGACCACGGCGCGGGCCGAGATCAAGAACTATGAATTCCAGCTGGTCGAGACCGTCGTCCAGCCCGGGCCGGACCGGATCGTTTCGGTCAAGCTGATCGACAAGACCACGGGCAAGGCGGTGCCGGACGCGGTGATCTTCGCCACCCGGCTCGACATGGCGCCGGACGGCATGCAGGAGATGGCCACCAAGGTGACGCCGATGCCGGGCGCCGAGCCGGGCACCTACAAATTCAAGGCGACCTTCGGCATGGCCGGGCGCTGGCAACTGTCGCTCGGCGCCAAGGTGCAGGGCGAGACCGGCACGGTCGACACCAAGCTCGTCATTACGGCGCAGAAATGA
- a CDS encoding outer membrane beta-barrel protein, whose protein sequence is MKKILLVGASAAALAVSASAQAADLGTMPVKAPGYCDPYKNYSCLDAYLGDDVLGRFFRYYQLEWGHDAAPSDPKAPAGRRAEWPPTPQTTPPMPFTEWPYGGTTNLGVTRPGSADSPLMNAIAHTGVGEAMADSHIQVYGWINAGGNLSTNSVRPGGNAPAAYSYTPNTVQLDQAVIYLERLPDTVQRDHIDWGFRVSAIYGENYRYTTAYGLFSNQLLKNNSVNGFDMPMVYGEVFIPQVLEGLNIRVGRFISVPDIEAQLAPNNYMYSHSMTYTFDNYTNTGIQATLAATKNVIFQFGVVTGTEAMPWHVGARIANPFPNPVFPDSTMLKDPGAQPSITAGIRLTSDSGNDSLNIVADGINNGSWGYNNLQWYGATYYHKFNDQWHLSVEAYTLSQRKVLNAADPAGIVANSGYPFGVQQMPFNSPFLAQCSNPNELTCTARVFAALAYLNYKFTPLDNLSFRGEYFDDQQGQRTGVKTRYVEAGIGWQHWWSPQIEVRPEVSYYKALDALAFNGNSNAGILPTKSYAVIGSADIIVHF, encoded by the coding sequence ATGAAAAAGATTCTATTGGTGGGCGCCTCCGCGGCTGCGCTGGCCGTGTCCGCGAGCGCACAGGCGGCGGATCTCGGCACCATGCCGGTGAAAGCGCCGGGTTATTGCGATCCGTACAAGAATTATTCCTGTCTGGACGCATATCTCGGTGACGACGTGCTGGGACGCTTCTTCCGATACTATCAGCTCGAATGGGGCCACGATGCCGCGCCGTCGGACCCGAAGGCGCCTGCCGGGCGTCGTGCCGAATGGCCGCCGACGCCGCAGACCACGCCGCCGATGCCGTTCACTGAATGGCCTTATGGCGGCACGACCAATCTTGGGGTGACGCGGCCGGGTTCGGCCGACAGCCCGCTGATGAATGCGATCGCGCACACCGGTGTCGGCGAGGCGATGGCCGATTCGCATATCCAGGTGTATGGCTGGATCAACGCCGGCGGCAATCTCAGCACCAACTCGGTCAGGCCGGGTGGCAACGCGCCGGCGGCCTACAGCTATACGCCCAACACCGTTCAGCTGGATCAGGCGGTGATCTATCTCGAGCGCCTGCCGGACACGGTGCAGCGCGATCACATCGACTGGGGCTTCCGCGTTTCGGCGATCTACGGCGAGAATTATCGCTACACCACCGCCTACGGACTGTTCAGCAACCAGTTGCTGAAGAACAATTCGGTCAACGGTTTCGACATGCCGATGGTTTATGGTGAGGTGTTCATTCCGCAGGTCCTGGAAGGCCTGAACATCCGCGTCGGCCGCTTCATCTCGGTTCCGGACATCGAAGCGCAGCTCGCGCCGAACAATTATATGTACTCGCATTCGATGACATATACGTTCGACAACTATACCAACACCGGCATCCAGGCGACCCTTGCGGCCACCAAGAACGTCATCTTCCAGTTCGGCGTGGTGACCGGCACCGAGGCGATGCCGTGGCATGTGGGCGCGCGCATCGCCAACCCGTTCCCGAATCCAGTGTTCCCGGATTCCACCATGCTCAAGGATCCCGGCGCGCAGCCGTCGATCACCGCGGGCATCCGCCTGACCAGCGACAGCGGCAACGACAGCCTCAATATCGTCGCCGACGGCATCAACAACGGGTCGTGGGGTTACAACAATCTGCAATGGTATGGCGCTACGTACTATCACAAGTTCAACGATCAGTGGCATCTCTCGGTCGAGGCCTACACCCTGTCGCAGCGCAAGGTGCTCAATGCGGCCGATCCGGCGGGCATCGTTGCCAACAGCGGATATCCGTTCGGCGTGCAGCAGATGCCGTTCAACTCGCCGTTCCTCGCCCAGTGCAGCAATCCCAACGAGCTGACATGTACTGCGCGCGTGTTCGCCGCCCTGGCGTACCTGAACTACAAGTTTACGCCGCTGGATAACCTCTCGTTCCGCGGCGAATACTTCGACGACCAGCAGGGCCAGCGTACCGGGGTCAAGACCCGTTATGTCGAAGCCGGCATCGGCTGGCAGCACTGGTGGTCGCCGCAGATCGAGGTGCGTCCGGAGGTCAGCTATTACAAGGCGCTCGATGCGCTGGCGTTCAACGGCAATTCGAATGCCGGGATCCTGCCGACCAAGAGCTACGCGGTGATCGGATCGGCCGACATCATCGTGCACTTCTGA
- a CDS encoding TolC family outer membrane protein — MLRIGAFAVLLHLGSGRSASAETIETALVLAYQANPQLNAERARQRATDENVPQALAGYRPQIMASLSTGLQQVRDLLPGNVIANATLRPWTIGVTVTQVLFNGFKTASSVRVAEFQVKSGREALRNVGQGVLLDGVTAYMNVLASQALVEAQRANVTFLKETLTITRRRLESGDVTPTDTAQAEARLSRGLADLNAAEVAYAISKETYAQVIGQLPGSLMPAATVDRLSPGSLGESSTAARDENPAVIAASYDVEVATTTISVAESSLLPQVSVQGGVSRSVESDTTLGSFRTDQASIVGQASVPIYDGGTAASQTRQAKELASQSRLVLEQVRNQARTAVASAWVTNEGSKVALRAAESEVKAAGVALDGVRREAQAGQRTTVDVLNAQQDLINAKTRQIVAQRDRVIASYTLLSAVGRLDVRTLNLNTPDYLPEVHYHQVRDAWHGLRTPDGK; from the coding sequence ATGTTGCGGATCGGCGCCTTCGCGGTTCTGCTGCATCTGGGGAGCGGTCGATCCGCCTCGGCTGAAACCATCGAAACGGCCCTCGTGTTGGCTTATCAGGCCAACCCGCAGCTCAATGCGGAGCGGGCCCGGCAGCGCGCCACCGATGAGAACGTGCCGCAGGCACTGGCCGGCTACCGACCGCAGATCATGGCGAGCCTGAGCACCGGCCTGCAGCAGGTCCGCGATTTGCTGCCGGGCAATGTCATTGCCAACGCCACGCTGCGGCCCTGGACAATCGGTGTCACCGTCACGCAAGTGCTGTTTAACGGCTTCAAGACCGCCAGCAGCGTTCGTGTCGCCGAGTTCCAGGTCAAATCAGGCCGCGAGGCGCTGCGCAATGTCGGCCAGGGCGTGCTGCTGGATGGCGTCACCGCCTATATGAACGTGCTGGCCAGCCAGGCGCTGGTCGAAGCCCAGCGTGCCAACGTAACGTTCCTGAAAGAGACATTGACCATCACCCGCCGGCGGCTGGAGTCCGGCGACGTCACCCCGACCGATACCGCCCAGGCCGAGGCGCGGCTCAGCCGAGGGCTCGCCGACCTCAACGCTGCCGAGGTGGCCTATGCCATCAGCAAGGAAACCTACGCCCAGGTGATCGGCCAGTTACCGGGATCGCTGATGCCGGCCGCGACGGTGGACCGGTTGTCGCCGGGCAGTCTCGGCGAATCGAGCACGGCGGCCCGCGACGAAAATCCCGCCGTCATCGCCGCGAGCTACGACGTGGAGGTGGCCACCACCACCATCAGCGTGGCGGAAAGCAGTTTGTTGCCGCAGGTGAGTGTCCAGGGCGGCGTCAGCCGCAGTGTCGAGAGCGATACCACGCTGGGTTCATTCCGCACCGACCAGGCATCGATCGTCGGACAAGCCAGCGTGCCGATCTATGACGGCGGCACGGCAGCATCGCAGACGCGACAGGCCAAGGAGCTGGCGTCCCAAAGCCGCCTGGTGCTGGAGCAGGTGCGCAACCAGGCCCGCACGGCGGTCGCCAGCGCCTGGGTTACCAACGAAGGCTCCAAGGTGGCGCTGCGCGCCGCGGAGTCCGAAGTGAAGGCGGCCGGCGTTGCGCTCGACGGCGTGCGGCGTGAAGCGCAGGCCGGCCAGCGCACCACCGTCGATGTGCTGAATGCTCAGCAGGACCTGATCAACGCCAAAACCCGCCAGATCGTGGCACAGCGTGATCGGGTGATCGCGTCCTACACGCTACTGAGCGCTGTGGGCCGGCTCGACGTGCGCACGCTGAACCTCAACACCCCGGATTACCTGCCCGAGGTGCATTACCATCAGGTTCGCGACGCCTGGCACGGCCTGCGCACCCCGGACGGCAAGTGA